CCTGGTGGACGATCTGGTGCGGCAGGGCGCGGCGGTGCACGAGGGGACGCGGGTGGTGCGGCTGAAGGAGGGGACGCCGTGCCGGCTGACGACCGAGGCGGGGTTCACGGTGACCGCCAGGGACGTCGTGATCGCCACGCACTACCCCGTCTTCGACCGGGCGCTGCTCTTCACCCGGCTCTCCGCCCGCCGCGAACTCGTCCTCGCCGCGCCGGTCCCGGCCGACGCCGACCCGCACGGCATGTACATCACGCAGGAGCAGCGCACCCGTTCGGTGCGGACCACCCCGTACGACGAGGGGCGGCGGCTGCTGATCGTCACCGGGGAGCATTTCACCCCGGGCACCGCCGAGGTCGACGAACGGTTCGGGCTGCTGGCGGACTGGGCCACCGAACGCTTCGGCCCCCTCGACTTCACCCACCGCTGGGCCACGCAGGACAACGACTCCACCGACTCCGTCCCCCTCGTCGGGCCCTTCCACGCGGGCAGCCGGCCCAGCTGGGTGGCGACCGGGTTCGGCGGCTGGGGCATGAGCGGCGGCATCATGGCCGGGCGGCTGCTGGCCGAGCAGATCACCGGGCACAAGTCGCCGTGGAGCGATCTGTACGACCCGCGCCGGGTGCTCAGCGCGGTGCGGGAGGCGCCGAGTTTCCTCAAGCACCAGGCTCAGGTGGCCCGGCATTTCGTCGGCGACCGGATCTGCGCGGCCGGGGGCGGCTCCGTGGAGGCGATCGCCCCCGGGGACGGCGCGGTCGTCCGGGTCGGCGGGCATCCGTGCGCGGTCCACCGCGACGACGCGGGCTCGCTGCACGCCGTCTCCGCCCGCTGCACGCACATGGGCTGCCTGGTCGGCTTCAACCGCGCCGAACGCGCGTGGGAATGCCCGTGCCACGGCTCCCGCTTCGACCCCGAGGGCCACATCATCCAGGGCCCGGCGACGAAGCCCCTGGAACGACGGGACATCTGAGATGGGCCGCCTCTTCCCCCGTTCCCTTCCACTCCCCGGCCCACCCCGGGCGGGGTGCCGTACCGGCCCGGTCGGCGTGTACGGTCCGAAGGCATGAAACTCGCGTTCTCCACCCTCGGTGTCCCCGGTCTCCCCATCGCCGACGTCGTACGACTCGCCGCGACGCACGGCTACCACGGCGTCGAACTGCGTGCCCACCCCGAGGAGCCGGTGCATCCGGGCATCGGGGCCGACCAACGGGCCGAGGTGGCGGCCGAGTTCAAGGCGGCGGGCGTGGAGATCCTGGGGGTCGCCGGCTACGCGCGGGTCGCCGCGCCGGGTGACGACGGTCCCGTACTGGACGAGATCCGCGCCCTCCTCGACCTGGCCCGCGATCTGGGCGCCCCCTTCGTCCGTGTCTTCCCCGGCGCCGACCTGGCCGGCGGCCAGAGCGCGGAGGAGGCCGACGTGATCGCGGCCCGGCGGCTGGGCACGGCGGCGGAGGACGCGGCCGACCGGGGCGTACGCGTCCTGCTGGAGACCCATGACTCGCACCGCACCGGCGCCGACGCGATCCGGGTGCTCGGCCCGGTCGGCCACGGCAGCGTCGGCTCGCTCTGGGACGTGATGCACACCTGGCTCGGCGGCGAACAGCCCGCCGAGTCCTACGCCGCCCTCTCCCCCTTCCTCGGCTACGTCCAGGTCAAGGACATCGCCTCCGCCGACGACACCACCCCGGTCGCGCTCGGCGCGGGGGTCCTCCCGCTCGGCGAGTGCGTCGAACTGCTCTCCCGCAAGGACTGGGACGGCTGGCTGTGCTGGGAGTACGAGAAGCGGTGGTACGAGGCGGCCGCGCCGCTGCCGGAACTGCTGGCGGCGGGACGGGAGCACCTGGGTCGGCTCCTCAACGACGCGGCGTGAAGCTCACCCCTCACGACTGTCCGTAAAGCGCTGGCCTGAGCTTGAGAAATCAAGCTCGGGCCTTGTGCGTTGCGGATTTTGACCACGAATCAGTATCGAGCCACCCAAAGCCGATCACCCGCCGAACAGATACCGACAGTAACTCTTGGAAAACGGAGCGCTCCAGTACGCGCTTGCAGCAGACTTGCCTCCCGCGAACAGCCATGCGCAACTGGCCACGTATCGGGGGGATTTGGCATATGCAAGGCACGGTCGACGGTTTCAGCTACGGCGCGGTCACCCCGGTGGCCGCCTATGTCATGGCCTGTCTGGGCTCCGCGCTCGGACTGCGCTGCGTGGTCAGGTCGGTCTACAACGAGCGGTCCTGGAAACCCGGTTGGCTGGCCCTCGGAGCCGCGAGCATCGGCTGCGGCATCTGGACGATGCACTTCATCGCGATGGTCGGCTTCCGGGTGAAGGAGAGCCCCATCCACTACGACGTCGGGCTGACGGTGCTCAGCCTCGCCGTCGCCATCACCGTCGTCGGCATCGGGGTCTTCGCCGTGGGCTACCGCGGCGTCAGCAGGTCCACCCTCTGTGCGGCGGGATGCGTGACGGGCCTCGGGGTGGCCGCGATGCACTACCTGGGCATGGCGGCCATCCAGTTGCACGGCTACATCCACTACGACCTGGCCGTCGTCGCCCTCTCGATCGGCATCGCCATCGTCGCCGCGACCGCCGCGCTCTGGGCGGCCGTGTCGATCCGGGGCTTCGTGACGAGCCTGGGGGCCAGCCTGGTGATGGGGGTGGCCGTGTCCGGCATGCACTACACCGGGATGGCGGCGGTGGGGGTGCGTCTGCACGGCACGACCGGCGGCACGTTCACCGGTGAGTCACCCACGACGATCCTGCTGCCGATGCTCATCGGACCGGTCATCTTCCTGCTTCTCGCGGGTGTCGTCGTGATGTTCGACCCGATGCTCGTCCTGGGCGAGGGCGACTGGGACCGCACGGCCGGCCGACAGCCGGAACGGCAGCGGCCCGAGCCCCGGCAGCTCGGGCGGGGCGACCGCCCCGACGTGCCGCTCCAGCACCCCGACGACTCCTCCCCCACGTCCTTCTTCGATCCCCAGCCCCGGCGCCCGCGCCAGGAGCCGCACGGCGCGGGGCGCCGCGTCCGGGAGTGGTGAGGCGGCGGTTCACGCCCGGGTGGTGAGGTCCTCGTCCGTGATGGCGCGAACCACCCGGCACGGCGTGCCGAGCGCCACGGTCTCTTCTTCCTCACGAGAGCCCGACACCGCGGGACACTCCCTTTCTCGACGTGACGCTGTGCGGGGTGGCGCTATCGGCGCGGCTCGGGCAGGAGGCGGGGGGTGAGCCGTTCCTCCACCGCCGTGTCGCCCTCGCGCCGGACTATGTACGCCCCCTTGTCCGGGAGTTCGGCGACCGCCTCCACCAGGCGTGTGCCCCGGTAGACGAGCCCGACCCCGTCGTCCGTGCAGTGCGTCTCCGGGAGCGTGCCGTCGGCGACGAGGCTGTGGACGAGGGGGCGGCGGCCCGCGTCGCTGTCGTAGTGGACGCCGTTGCCGTACGGGAGGTACGCCAACGCGTCCGTCACCGGGCGGAGTCGGGGGCCGAAGGAGTCCGTGGTCCCGCCCTGGAACCAGCAGATGGAGCCCGCGCTGACGCCGCTCAGGACGACGCCGGACGCCCAGGCGCGGCGCAGTATGCCGTCGAGGCCGTGGACGCGCCAGACGGCGAGCAGGTTGGCGACCGAGCCGCCCATGACCCAGACGACGTCCTGGGCGAGGACGGCCGACTCGATGTCCTCGATGTTGGGCATCGGGAAGAGCGCGAGCGGGGTCAGGTCGAAGCCCGCGACCCGGGCCGCCTCGCTCATGCGCGCGGTCATGTGCTCGGAGTCGCCGATCGCCGTACCGATGTACATGACCCTCGGCCGCCGCCCGTTCACCCCCGACAGCTCCACGGCGTGGTGCACGAGCGAATGGAAGGTCACCCGGGTGCGGTCACCGATGCGGTGGCCGCCCGAGGTCGCGACGATGGTGGGCTCGGAGGCGGTCATGCTCCGGAGGGTAGCGGGAGTGCTTCGAAGGCCTCGTGGAAGGCCGGGAACGTCTTGCGGACGCACCCCGGGTCGTCGAAGGTGATGCCGGGCGTGCGGAGGCCGGTCACGGCGAAGGACATGACGATGCGGTGGTCGCCGTGGGTCCTGATCTCCGCGCCTCGGGGGGTGCCGGGGTGGATCTCGATCCAGTCGGCGCCGGTCGTCACCTCCACGCCCAGGCGGCGGAGGTTCTCCGCGCAGGCCTCCAGGCGGTCGCACTCCTTCACCCGGGTGTTGGCCACGTCCTCGATCCGCACCGGCCCCGAGGCGAACGGGGCGATCGCGGCGAGGGTCGGCATGGTGTCGGAGATGTCCCGCATGTTGACGGTGACACCGCGCAGTTCGCCGGTGCCGGTCACCGTCGTGCGGTCGTCGCCCACCTCCACCCGCGCGCCCATCCGCCGCAGCACCTCCACGAAGCCCAGGTCGCCCTGGAGCGCGCCCGCGCCGAGACCCGGCACGGTCACCTCGCCGCCGGTGAGGGCGGCGGCCGCGAAGAAGTAACTGGCGGTGGAGGCGTCGGGTTCGATCGGGTACGTGGTCGCCCGGTAGCCGCCCGGCGGGACGACGTACGTGTCGCCCTCCCGGCCGACCTCCACCCCGAACGCCCGCATCATCGCGATCGTGATCTCCACGTACGGCACGGAGACCAGGTCGGTGACGGTGACACGGAGGCCGGTGCGGGTGAGCGGGCCGAGCAGGAGCAGCGCGGTCAGGTACTGGGAGGACTGGCCGGCGTCCAGCACGACCTCGCCGCCGTGGACGCCGTTCGCGGTGACCGTGAGCGGGTGGTGGCCCTCCGCCTCCTCGTGGCGCAGGTCCACGCCGAGGTCGCGCAGGGCGCGGGTGAGCGGGAGGAGGGGGCGGCGGCGCATCTGGGGGGAGGCGTCGAAGCGGTACGTGCCGTGGCCGGCGGCGGCGAGGGTCGGCAGGAAGCGGGCGGTGGTGGCGCCGTCCCTGCAGTAGACGTCGGCCTCCTTGACGGCGGGGCCCTGGGGGCGGCCGTCGACCTGCCAGGTGTCCGGGGTGCGGCCGACGCGGTAGCCGAGGCGGGCGAGGCCCTCCGCGAAGCCCTCCGTGTCGTCGGACCTGAGGGGGCGTACGAGGGTGGTGACTCCGTCGGCGGCCGCGGCGAGGAAGAGGGCGCGGGCGGTGAGGGACTTGGAACCGGGGATGTCGACGGTGGGCATGCGGGTCATGGTGAACCGTGGGGTGGGGTTGGTGCGGATGTGTCCGGGTCGTGGGACGGGGGTGGGGGCCGGGGCGCCTAATAGCTCGGGGGTTCGGGTTCGTCGGCGAGTGCGGGCGCGTGGGGGCTGGTCGCGCAGTTCCCCGCGCCCCTGAAAAGCCGGGGCTGCGCCCCGTGCTTTTCACCGCCGCAGCCCCGCCGCTTTCCAGGCCCGCAGGGCCTGGGCTTTTAGGGGCGCGGGGAACTGCGCGAGCAACCACGAATCACCCGCACCCGCCAACGAACCGGCACCCCCCGAGCTCCCAGGCGCCCCACCCACCCCACCCGTACCGAATTCAGGAAACCCGCCCCTCCCCGGGAACCCGAACCCACCCCGCCCCGTCCAACCCGCATGCCGCCGGATGAGTCTCCGCAGTGCGGTGTCGGCCTCGCTGCTGGCTGCGATCGCTGACCTACCCTCTCCGCCGCCTGCGGCCGGCCGCACGCCGTCACCGGCGCGCCCCCCTCCACAGCGCCGGTGACGGCCCCTCAGCACCCCTGCACCCGCGTCGCGTTCCCTTGACCGGAAGAAACTTCCCGGATAATCGTGACACCTTGGAAGTTTCCTTCAGTCCTCCGGAAGGAGCGACGCACGTGCCCACCAGACGTACCGTTCTCGCCGCCACCGCAGGCGTCACCTCGGCCCTGGCCCTCGGCACCGACGCCCAGGCCGGCCCCCACCCCCACGACGACAAGAGGCTCCGCGCCCTCGTCGCGCGCATGAGCCTCGAGGAGAAGGTCGGCCAGCTCTTCGTGATGCGGGTCTACGGGCACTCGGCGACCGCCCCGGACCAGGCCGACATCGACGCCAACCTCCAGGAGCTGGGCGTCCGCACGGCCGCCGAGCTGCTGGAGAGGTACCGCGTCGGCGGGATCATCTACTTCTCCTGGGCGCACAACACCCGCGACCCGCACCAGATCGCCGCCCTCTCCAACGGCATCCAGCGGGCCTCCCTCGCCCTCCCCCGGGGCCTGCCCGTCCTCGTCTCCACCGACCAGGAACACGGCATCGTGGCCCGCGTCGGCAAGCCCGCCACCCTGCTGCCGGGCGCGATGGCCCTCGGCGCGGGCGGCTCCCGCGCGGACGCCCGCGAGGCCGCCCGCGTCGGCGGAGCCGAACTGCGGGCGATCGGCGTCCGCCAGGACTACGCCCCCGTCGCCGACGTGAACGTCAACCCGGCCAACCCCGTCATCGGCGTACGCTCCTTCGGCGCCGCCCCGGACGCGGTCGCGGGGCTGGTCGCCGCGCAGGTGAAGGGGTACCAGGGGGCCGGGGTCGCGGCGACCGCCAAGCACTTCCCGGGCCACGGGGACACGGCCGTCGACAGTCACTACGGCTTCCCGGTCATCGAGC
This genomic stretch from Streptomyces deccanensis harbors:
- a CDS encoding FAD-dependent oxidoreductase, yielding MQQKQPAQKSYWIESAPQEGAYPALDGELVVDVAVVGAGIAGISTAWELARRGRRVALLEADRVAAGVTGHTTAKVSALHTLIYDRLRRTRGAEAAALYARSQTEAIRHAAEVVEELGISCDWEDAASYTYAEDEVGVAELRAEAEAAREAGLPAEFVTETGLPFPVAGAVRVADQAQFHPRRYLLALVDDLVRQGAAVHEGTRVVRLKEGTPCRLTTEAGFTVTARDVVIATHYPVFDRALLFTRLSARRELVLAAPVPADADPHGMYITQEQRTRSVRTTPYDEGRRLLIVTGEHFTPGTAEVDERFGLLADWATERFGPLDFTHRWATQDNDSTDSVPLVGPFHAGSRPSWVATGFGGWGMSGGIMAGRLLAEQITGHKSPWSDLYDPRRVLSAVREAPSFLKHQAQVARHFVGDRICAAGGGSVEAIAPGDGAVVRVGGHPCAVHRDDAGSLHAVSARCTHMGCLVGFNRAERAWECPCHGSRFDPEGHIIQGPATKPLERRDI
- a CDS encoding MHYT domain-containing protein → MQGTVDGFSYGAVTPVAAYVMACLGSALGLRCVVRSVYNERSWKPGWLALGAASIGCGIWTMHFIAMVGFRVKESPIHYDVGLTVLSLAVAITVVGIGVFAVGYRGVSRSTLCAAGCVTGLGVAAMHYLGMAAIQLHGYIHYDLAVVALSIGIAIVAATAALWAAVSIRGFVTSLGASLVMGVAVSGMHYTGMAAVGVRLHGTTGGTFTGESPTTILLPMLIGPVIFLLLAGVVVMFDPMLVLGEGDWDRTAGRQPERQRPEPRQLGRGDRPDVPLQHPDDSSPTSFFDPQPRRPRQEPHGAGRRVREW
- a CDS encoding peptidase E, which produces MTASEPTIVATSGGHRIGDRTRVTFHSLVHHAVELSGVNGRRPRVMYIGTAIGDSEHMTARMSEAARVAGFDLTPLALFPMPNIEDIESAVLAQDVVWVMGGSVANLLAVWRVHGLDGILRRAWASGVVLSGVSAGSICWFQGGTTDSFGPRLRPVTDALAYLPYGNGVHYDSDAGRRPLVHSLVADGTLPETHCTDDGVGLVYRGTRLVEAVAELPDKGAYIVRREGDTAVEERLTPRLLPEPRR
- a CDS encoding sugar phosphate isomerase/epimerase family protein; amino-acid sequence: MKLAFSTLGVPGLPIADVVRLAATHGYHGVELRAHPEEPVHPGIGADQRAEVAAEFKAAGVEILGVAGYARVAAPGDDGPVLDEIRALLDLARDLGAPFVRVFPGADLAGGQSAEEADVIAARRLGTAAEDAADRGVRVLLETHDSHRTGADAIRVLGPVGHGSVGSLWDVMHTWLGGEQPAESYAALSPFLGYVQVKDIASADDTTPVALGAGVLPLGECVELLSRKDWDGWLCWEYEKRWYEAAAPLPELLAAGREHLGRLLNDAA
- the aroA gene encoding 3-phosphoshikimate 1-carboxyvinyltransferase codes for the protein MPTVDIPGSKSLTARALFLAAAADGVTTLVRPLRSDDTEGFAEGLARLGYRVGRTPDTWQVDGRPQGPAVKEADVYCRDGATTARFLPTLAAAGHGTYRFDASPQMRRRPLLPLTRALRDLGVDLRHEEAEGHHPLTVTANGVHGGEVVLDAGQSSQYLTALLLLGPLTRTGLRVTVTDLVSVPYVEITIAMMRAFGVEVGREGDTYVVPPGGYRATTYPIEPDASTASYFFAAAALTGGEVTVPGLGAGALQGDLGFVEVLRRMGARVEVGDDRTTVTGTGELRGVTVNMRDISDTMPTLAAIAPFASGPVRIEDVANTRVKECDRLEACAENLRRLGVEVTTGADWIEIHPGTPRGAEIRTHGDHRIVMSFAVTGLRTPGITFDDPGCVRKTFPAFHEAFEALPLPSGA